A window of Sulfurovum riftiae contains these coding sequences:
- a CDS encoding glutamate-5-semialdehyde dehydrogenase — protein MEAFLEEAKASSRVLATLSGADKNRILKEMAEALRANTEAILKANALDMDDADRNDLTPALKDRLLLDESRVEGMAIAIEEIAALKEPVGRVLDGWVTEDGLKIEKVSVPIGVIGIIYESRPNVTSDTAALSFKSSNVCVLKGGKEAQHSNEAIAKVLREVLKKNGLPEALISLIPDASREGVAKLIKMDKYVDLIVPRGGEGLIRYVSENASVPVVKHDKGQCHTYIDEDANVENAIRIAINAKVQRPGVCNAMETLLVDVAVAKEVLPLLKEAFDEAHTELKGCGDTQSIIDVAPATEVDFDTEYLANILNIRVVNGVEGAIEHIIRYGSGHSEAIITENITTAEAFLNAIDAAVVYVNASTRFTDGGAFGFGAEVGISTNKLHARGPMGIEGLTTYKFKIYGSGQIR, from the coding sequence ATGGAAGCATTTTTAGAAGAAGCCAAAGCGTCAAGCAGGGTCCTTGCTACTCTCAGTGGGGCAGACAAGAACAGAATACTCAAAGAGATGGCCGAAGCACTCCGGGCCAATACGGAAGCCATACTTAAAGCCAATGCACTCGATATGGACGATGCGGACAGGAACGATCTTACACCTGCCCTGAAGGACAGGCTGCTGCTCGATGAGAGCAGGGTCGAGGGAATGGCGATAGCCATAGAAGAGATAGCAGCATTGAAAGAACCGGTAGGACGGGTACTGGATGGCTGGGTGACGGAAGACGGCTTGAAGATCGAGAAAGTTTCTGTGCCTATCGGAGTGATCGGTATTATTTATGAATCACGTCCGAACGTCACTTCCGATACGGCTGCTTTGAGCTTTAAGAGTTCCAATGTCTGTGTACTCAAAGGCGGAAAGGAAGCACAACACTCCAATGAAGCCATTGCGAAGGTTTTAAGAGAAGTCTTGAAGAAGAACGGCCTGCCTGAAGCACTTATCTCTCTTATTCCGGATGCTTCGCGTGAAGGGGTGGCAAAGTTGATAAAGATGGACAAGTACGTCGATCTCATCGTTCCCCGTGGTGGAGAAGGTCTTATACGCTATGTAAGTGAGAATGCTTCCGTACCGGTGGTCAAACATGACAAAGGACAGTGCCATACCTACATCGATGAAGATGCAAATGTAGAGAATGCCATCAGGATCGCCATCAATGCGAAGGTGCAGAGACCGGGGGTCTGCAACGCCATGGAGACACTGTTGGTGGATGTGGCGGTTGCCAAAGAGGTACTGCCTCTATTGAAGGAAGCCTTTGATGAAGCACATACGGAGTTGAAAGGATGCGGCGATACACAGAGCATTATCGATGTCGCTCCGGCAACGGAAGTGGATTTCGATACGGAGTATCTGGCCAATATCCTCAACATCAGAGTGGTGAACGGGGTTGAAGGTGCCATAGAACACATTATACGGTACGGTTCCGGGCACTCTGAAGCGATCATTACGGAGAACATTACCACAGCGGAAGCCTTTCTCAACGCTATCGATGCTGCAGTGGTCTATGTCAATGCTTCTACACGGTTTACGGATGGGGGAGCTTTCGGTTTCGGTGCCGAAGTGGGGATCAGTACCAACAAACTGCATGCCAGAGGACCGATGGGCATAGAGGGGCTGACGACCTACAAATTCAAGATCTACGGCTCGGGACAAATTCGTTAA
- a CDS encoding cell division protein FtsX, translating to MKFIKNHLMFILPLMAILLGIEFYLVFDRTTDSYEKGLKEGYSMFVVSKKPMTLETFKALNSHIDSSETIRRQDVVKDIVKGISKDNEKEILKALPYFYNVGLDSYVDTAELEKIKADLEANADIKRVETFGSSYSSAYRLFAFIKFTLKLFIGFMGIVSLFLIIKQMEIWKYAHKRRMQVMEIFGAPMMLRSGVLFKVAIADAIVATLITAMIFLYIKFQWAAQSGIEIMMKNQEDLFRLSDIAILLGAALVIVIVAVYSVVFSSSGVEE from the coding sequence ATGAAGTTCATTAAAAACCATCTCATGTTCATACTGCCGCTGATGGCGATCCTGCTCGGTATAGAGTTCTACCTGGTCTTTGACCGGACGACGGACTCCTATGAAAAAGGACTCAAAGAGGGATACTCCATGTTCGTGGTGAGCAAGAAGCCTATGACACTCGAAACCTTCAAGGCACTCAATTCGCATATTGACAGTTCTGAAACGATCAGGCGGCAGGATGTGGTAAAAGACATAGTCAAAGGGATCAGCAAAGACAATGAGAAAGAGATACTCAAAGCTTTGCCCTATTTTTACAACGTAGGGCTAGATTCCTATGTGGATACCGCCGAGCTTGAGAAGATCAAAGCCGACCTTGAAGCCAATGCGGATATCAAGAGGGTTGAGACATTCGGAAGCTCCTACAGCTCTGCCTACAGGCTCTTTGCCTTTATCAAATTCACCCTGAAGCTCTTCATCGGATTCATGGGTATCGTAAGCCTTTTCCTGATCATCAAACAGATGGAGATATGGAAGTATGCCCATAAGCGCCGTATGCAGGTCATGGAGATATTCGGTGCGCCGATGATGCTGCGTTCGGGAGTACTTTTCAAAGTGGCTATTGCAGATGCCATTGTCGCTACACTGATCACAGCGATGATCTTCCTCTATATCAAGTTCCAGTGGGCGGCACAGAGCGGGATAGAGATCATGATGAAGAACCAGGAAGACCTTTTTAGGCTGAGTGATATCGCCATTCTACTGGGGGCGGCACTGGTGATCGTCATTGTTGCAGTATATTCAGTAGTATTCTCGAGCAGCGGAGTCGAGGAGTGA
- a CDS encoding RluA family pseudouridine synthase, translating to MEEKFISTQTNRIDKILAAQLDVSRNQVEKLVKDGLVSVNGKTVTKTSFKVSEGDEIAYAFKEAEKREPVEIDFDVEILYEDDYLLVVNKPSGLVVHPAPSVKEPTLVDWLVKKGISLSTISGEERHGIVHRIDKETTGALVVAKDNKVHEMLSQQLQDKSMGRYYLALIDHFLKEDVVVDKPIGRNPNNRLKMDVVLHGKPAKTAFKKLLTSAHDVELIAAKLFTGRTHQIRVHLNTLGRHILGDDLYGFKSKRDKIPRVYLHAYLLYLIHPITGEKMEFTAPLFDDMKLYLSKYFDQGDIDEKIDPLTLGSCFTDL from the coding sequence ATGGAAGAAAAATTTATATCTACACAGACAAACCGTATTGACAAGATATTGGCAGCCCAACTTGATGTCAGCCGCAACCAGGTGGAAAAGCTGGTGAAAGACGGGTTGGTCTCTGTCAATGGCAAAACCGTTACAAAGACCAGTTTCAAGGTCTCAGAGGGTGATGAGATCGCCTATGCATTCAAAGAGGCAGAGAAACGCGAACCTGTAGAGATAGACTTCGATGTGGAGATACTTTATGAAGATGACTATCTGCTGGTGGTGAACAAACCAAGCGGCTTGGTGGTACACCCGGCTCCTTCGGTCAAAGAGCCCACTTTGGTGGACTGGCTGGTGAAGAAGGGGATCTCTCTTTCGACCATCTCCGGGGAAGAGCGTCATGGTATCGTGCATCGTATCGACAAAGAGACGACAGGGGCACTTGTCGTTGCCAAAGACAACAAGGTGCATGAGATGCTCAGCCAGCAGCTTCAGGATAAGAGCATGGGGCGCTACTACCTGGCCCTCATAGACCATTTTCTCAAAGAGGATGTGGTGGTGGACAAGCCTATCGGACGCAACCCGAACAACAGGCTCAAAATGGATGTGGTGCTGCATGGGAAACCGGCAAAAACAGCCTTCAAAAAGCTGTTGACCTCCGCACATGATGTGGAGCTGATCGCGGCCAAACTCTTTACGGGAAGGACCCATCAGATACGGGTGCATCTCAATACGCTGGGGCGGCATATCCTGGGGGATGATTTATATGGCTTTAAGAGCAAAAGAGATAAAATACCCCGAGTTTATCTACATGCATATTTATTATATTTAATCCACCCTATCACCGGTGAAAAGATGGAGTTCACTGCACCTCTTTTTGATGATATGAAACTGTATTTATCCAAATATTTTGACCAAGGTGACATAGATGAAAAGATCGATCCTCTTACTCTGGGTTCTTGCTTTACTGACCTTTAA
- a CDS encoding pyrroline-5-carboxylate reductase translates to MQTITFIGNGNMALSIAKGLKEKYYIEVAGRDMDKLDRFESDLVTRIDKYLLKDFDMTDKTVILCIKPANVEEVGKLLKGKARVLVSVLAGTPLEKLKKHFKTKAVVRAMPNLAASVGASMTTLTGDHRFQKEAESLLGAVGDTLWLNSEKEIDIATALAGSGPAYLALVAEALADGAVKQGLKREDAMVVMRGLFSGFGKLIQEVHPALLKDGVMSPGGTTAAGYAALEEGNVRSACMDAIEKAYKRATEL, encoded by the coding sequence ATGCAAACGATCACTTTTATAGGTAACGGCAACATGGCACTGAGTATCGCCAAAGGTCTCAAGGAGAAATACTACATCGAGGTAGCAGGCAGAGATATGGACAAACTCGACCGGTTCGAGTCCGACCTGGTCACCAGGATCGACAAATATCTTCTAAAGGATTTCGACATGACGGACAAAACCGTAATACTTTGTATCAAACCTGCCAATGTCGAAGAGGTCGGGAAACTGCTCAAAGGAAAAGCCAGAGTGCTCGTCTCCGTACTTGCAGGTACCCCTCTTGAAAAGCTCAAAAAACACTTCAAGACAAAAGCAGTTGTCAGGGCCATGCCAAACCTTGCTGCAAGTGTCGGTGCCTCCATGACCACCCTGACCGGAGACCACCGCTTTCAAAAAGAGGCAGAGTCCCTTTTGGGTGCCGTGGGAGATACGCTTTGGCTCAACAGTGAAAAAGAGATAGATATTGCCACAGCCCTGGCAGGCTCAGGACCTGCCTACCTGGCACTTGTCGCCGAAGCTTTGGCTGACGGTGCGGTCAAACAGGGGCTAAAAAGAGAAGATGCCATGGTCGTCATGCGTGGCCTTTTCAGCGGATTTGGAAAACTAATCCAGGAAGTGCACCCCGCACTGCTCAAAGACGGTGTTATGAGTCCGGGCGGTACCACGGCAGCCGGTTATGCTGCGCTCGAAGAGGGAAATGTACGCTCCGCCTGTATGGATGCCATTGAAAAAGCATACAAAAGAGCCACAGAGTTATAG
- the fabD gene encoding ACP S-malonyltransferase gives MSTKCAFLFPGQGSQAIGMGEDFFNNSDVAKQMIADASSRTGIDFEKLLFTENDDLEKTEFTQPAILLVSSIAHKLFEDEMPIRPVYALGHSLGEFSALVSVGALDTTDAVELVNLRGKLMAQACEGQDVGMLVSLGLADDVVEKICEEQRAAGLKVWPVNYNAEGQIVIAGIKPDLQKLEPILKEAKARRAMLLNMSVASHCPLLEAATAPLAEKLKEVLKDEFSAPVISNVTAKPYSSKEEALDLLPKQLVSPVLYKQSIAAFDDDVDCYVEFGHGGVLKGLNRKATKKPHFVVSDMQSLANAIEEIGKLG, from the coding sequence ATGTCGACAAAATGTGCATTTTTATTCCCGGGACAGGGTTCCCAGGCCATAGGTATGGGTGAGGATTTCTTCAACAATTCGGATGTGGCGAAGCAGATGATAGCCGATGCGAGCAGCAGAACGGGTATCGATTTTGAAAAACTGCTTTTTACCGAGAATGACGATCTTGAAAAAACGGAATTCACGCAGCCTGCCATTCTGCTTGTCTCCTCTATAGCGCATAAACTTTTCGAAGATGAGATGCCTATAAGACCGGTCTATGCCCTGGGTCACTCCCTTGGGGAATTTTCTGCACTTGTCTCTGTGGGTGCCCTGGATACCACGGATGCGGTAGAGCTTGTAAACCTGCGTGGTAAACTGATGGCCCAGGCCTGCGAAGGCCAGGATGTGGGTATGCTGGTCTCCCTGGGACTCGCGGATGATGTTGTGGAGAAGATCTGTGAAGAGCAGAGAGCGGCAGGCTTGAAGGTCTGGCCGGTGAATTACAATGCCGAAGGGCAGATAGTCATTGCGGGTATCAAGCCGGATCTTCAGAAACTTGAACCGATACTCAAAGAAGCCAAAGCCAGAAGAGCGATGCTGCTCAATATGTCCGTAGCATCCCACTGCCCGCTGCTTGAAGCGGCAACGGCACCGTTGGCAGAAAAACTCAAAGAGGTGCTCAAAGATGAATTCTCCGCACCGGTGATCTCCAATGTAACAGCGAAACCGTACAGTAGCAAAGAGGAGGCGCTCGACCTTCTTCCCAAGCAGCTGGTCTCTCCGGTACTCTACAAACAATCGATCGCTGCATTCGACGATGATGTGGACTGTTATGTGGAGTTCGGGCACGGCGGTGTATTGAAGGGGCTCAACAGAAAAGCGACGAAAAAACCGCATTTCGTGGTCTCCGATATGCAGTCACTTGCCAATGCCATTGAAGAGATTGGCAAGCTGGGGTAG
- a CDS encoding murein hydrolase activator EnvC family protein, which yields MRHLLFSFFIISTLLFSASTTTKIKKSKKDLTTIVKDKKKTSRQLDKIAKDIKAAEKEIAALSKKIEALEADQSKNEARYEVLKKELASSKSELEKTSRLLKEKHQKFISLLSEQFSVIFAMKQAQHEPTRDSIISQEIYKAYKTLNARELEVLKKDIFALRKRKKEKLALQKKTQSEIKRIIRQRESYAQKKKAKEKLLKKLAADEEKYNAKLAKIEDKQNDLRATLAKLNILHKQEVEEARKRAEARKEALRLEKERKRRIRKEKELARAKARKAKEALKRAKTEEAKKKARLAASKAAKEVKAVELKSKKQSDRVRQINSSYKKEKVAAYRGGKTIPPIRGAKVVKKFGTYIDPIYKIKIFNESITLQAPSSPAKVQNVLNGKVVFAGKSSMLGKVVVVAHSGKMHTVYAGLSKIAPNIKVGRKIKKGYVIGKVKKKLMFQATKNSKHINPLKLIRI from the coding sequence GTGAGACACCTACTGTTCTCTTTTTTTATTATCTCGACACTGCTTTTCAGTGCTTCGACGACCACGAAGATAAAGAAATCGAAAAAAGATCTTACTACCATCGTCAAGGACAAGAAGAAGACGAGCAGGCAGCTTGACAAGATCGCCAAAGACATCAAGGCAGCCGAAAAAGAGATCGCTGCACTGAGCAAGAAGATCGAAGCGCTCGAAGCGGACCAGAGCAAGAACGAAGCACGGTATGAAGTACTGAAAAAAGAGCTTGCCTCTTCGAAGTCCGAGCTTGAGAAGACCAGCAGGCTCCTGAAAGAGAAACACCAGAAGTTCATCTCTCTGCTTTCAGAGCAGTTCTCGGTCATCTTTGCGATGAAACAGGCGCAACATGAACCTACACGTGATTCCATTATATCCCAGGAGATTTACAAGGCGTACAAGACACTCAATGCGCGGGAGCTTGAAGTACTGAAAAAAGATATCTTCGCACTGCGCAAACGCAAAAAAGAGAAGCTGGCACTCCAAAAGAAAACGCAGAGCGAGATCAAACGTATCATCAGGCAGCGTGAAAGCTATGCACAGAAAAAGAAAGCCAAAGAGAAGCTGCTGAAAAAACTGGCAGCCGATGAAGAGAAGTACAATGCCAAACTTGCGAAGATAGAGGACAAGCAGAACGACCTGCGTGCGACATTGGCAAAACTGAATATCCTGCATAAGCAGGAAGTGGAAGAGGCGCGTAAACGTGCCGAAGCAAGAAAAGAGGCCCTGCGTCTTGAAAAAGAGCGAAAAAGACGTATACGTAAAGAGAAAGAGCTTGCACGTGCCAAGGCACGAAAGGCCAAAGAAGCACTGAAGAGAGCCAAAACCGAAGAGGCCAAAAAGAAAGCACGTCTGGCAGCCAGCAAGGCAGCCAAAGAGGTCAAAGCGGTCGAACTCAAATCCAAGAAACAGAGCGACAGGGTACGGCAGATAAACTCTTCCTATAAAAAAGAAAAAGTGGCTGCCTACCGCGGAGGAAAGACGATACCGCCCATCAGAGGGGCAAAGGTCGTCAAGAAGTTCGGTACCTATATCGATCCGATCTATAAGATCAAGATATTCAACGAATCGATCACGCTGCAGGCACCTTCTTCTCCCGCAAAAGTACAGAACGTACTGAATGGAAAGGTTGTGTTTGCCGGAAAGAGCAGTATGCTCGGAAAGGTGGTCGTTGTTGCCCACAGCGGCAAGATGCATACGGTCTATGCCGGCCTCTCCAAGATCGCGCCGAACATCAAGGTCGGACGCAAGATCAAAAAGGGATATGTCATAGGAAAGGTCAAGAAGAAACTGATGTTTCAGGCGACCAAAAACTCCAAGCACATCAACCCGCTGAAACTGATCCGGATCTGA
- the trmB gene encoding tRNA (guanosine(46)-N7)-methyltransferase TrmB, whose product MPHLKVTPFDASIIDARLPESSIMTFRARALKGDDEIIGVEHGGEEFLLQLKPDSKATLLKYDKVTRPLKVNLLKEALDKVSKELGLEIRSSNIALSNSKPPLSSAYFKKIEDFETIEYPKKKISVEVGFGSGRHLLWQARKNPDTLFIGLEIHTPSAQQVLRQIELQGLENIWVVNYDARLFLEMLPSNSCEQIFVHFPVPWDKKPHRRVISPSFLAESMRVLRKGGRLELRTDSDNYFWYALETFFSVPKTEVEVRKNEALEVTSKYEARWRKQEKDIYDVYVKCNEDSAERDLRIDFNFTSVKYTKNLEERLPKKAVVCDGYFVHFERSYKIGDNALLVKCAFGSFDRPEHKYILIGPDGSRYFASVPVKTTVNQSAHRKILELLLQKENNV is encoded by the coding sequence ATGCCCCATTTAAAAGTAACCCCCTTCGATGCTTCTATTATTGATGCCAGACTGCCTGAGAGCAGCATCATGACCTTCAGAGCCAGAGCTTTGAAAGGAGATGACGAGATCATCGGTGTGGAGCATGGCGGAGAAGAGTTCCTTCTTCAGCTCAAACCCGACAGCAAAGCGACACTGCTCAAATACGATAAGGTAACGCGTCCCCTGAAGGTCAACCTGCTCAAAGAGGCGCTCGACAAAGTCTCCAAAGAGCTCGGACTGGAGATACGCAGCTCCAACATAGCCCTTTCGAACAGCAAACCGCCTTTGTCTTCAGCCTATTTCAAAAAGATAGAGGATTTTGAAACGATCGAATATCCCAAAAAGAAGATCTCCGTAGAGGTGGGGTTCGGTTCGGGTCGGCACCTGCTCTGGCAGGCACGGAAAAACCCGGATACCCTTTTCATCGGCCTGGAGATCCATACCCCTTCTGCCCAGCAGGTCCTGCGTCAGATCGAGCTTCAGGGACTTGAGAATATCTGGGTGGTCAACTATGATGCACGGCTCTTCCTCGAGATGCTTCCTTCCAACAGCTGCGAACAGATATTCGTGCATTTTCCCGTACCCTGGGACAAAAAACCGCACAGACGTGTCATCTCTCCGAGTTTTCTTGCAGAGTCGATGCGTGTACTCCGAAAAGGCGGACGGCTTGAACTTAGGACCGACAGTGACAACTACTTCTGGTATGCGCTTGAAACCTTTTTCTCCGTGCCCAAGACCGAAGTGGAGGTGCGCAAGAACGAAGCCCTGGAAGTCACCAGCAAGTATGAGGCGAGATGGCGCAAGCAGGAGAAGGACATCTACGATGTCTATGTGAAATGCAATGAAGATTCCGCTGAGAGGGACCTTCGTATAGACTTTAATTTTACTAGTGTAAAATATACAAAAAATTTGGAAGAACGGCTGCCGAAAAAAGCAGTGGTATGTGATGGCTATTTCGTACATTTTGAACGCAGTTACAAGATCGGCGATAACGCACTGCTTGTCAAATGTGCCTTCGGAAGTTTTGACAGGCCTGAACACAAATATATTTTGATAGGACCAGACGGCAGCAGGTATTTTGCCTCCGTCCCGGTAAAGACAACGGTAAATCAGTCCGCACATCGGAAGATCCTGGAACTCTTGCTACAAAAGGAAAACAATGTCTAA
- the rd gene encoding rubredoxin, giving the protein MSRKYICTVCDYIYDPEAGDPDSGIAPGTAFEDIPDDWECPDCGVSKEDFEPYEEE; this is encoded by the coding sequence ATGAGCCGGAAGTACATCTGTACCGTTTGTGACTATATCTATGATCCCGAAGCGGGAGACCCCGATTCGGGTATTGCCCCGGGGACCGCATTTGAGGATATCCCCGATGATTGGGAGTGCCCTGACTGCGGCGTAAGCAAAGAAGATTTCGAACCTTACGAGGAGGAGTGA
- a CDS encoding tRNA lysidine(34) synthetase codes for MIPMSKKLLKVIGKTNAEFRLIGEGDKVLVGLSGGKDSLALVHAMKHIQRHAPFNFEFEACTIKYGMPDEHYEFLSKHCEAYGIKHTVYDTNIFEISHDTIRENSSFCSYFSRMRRGALYTFAEQGGFNKVALGHHFDDTVESFFMNMFYNGTMRALAPIYKTGRGFHLIRPLIQARESQLRAFADDNDLQVIGDEACPAMLKDVKMPHARASTKAWLAGLEKENKDIFKMFKASFKHIHDDTFLDPARWNRDDIETVG; via the coding sequence ATGATTCCCATGAGCAAGAAACTCCTCAAGGTCATCGGCAAGACCAATGCCGAGTTCAGGCTTATCGGTGAGGGTGACAAAGTGCTTGTCGGACTCAGTGGAGGGAAGGACTCCTTGGCATTGGTGCATGCGATGAAACACATCCAGAGGCATGCCCCGTTCAACTTCGAGTTCGAAGCCTGTACCATCAAATACGGTATGCCGGATGAGCATTATGAATTTCTCTCCAAACACTGCGAAGCGTACGGTATCAAACACACGGTCTACGATACCAACATCTTCGAGATCTCACACGATACCATCAGAGAGAACTCCTCTTTCTGTTCCTATTTCTCACGTATGCGAAGAGGGGCGCTCTACACTTTTGCAGAGCAGGGCGGCTTCAACAAAGTAGCACTCGGACACCACTTTGACGATACCGTAGAGAGCTTTTTCATGAATATGTTCTACAACGGCACCATGAGAGCTTTGGCACCCATCTACAAAACAGGCAGGGGCTTTCATCTTATCCGTCCGCTGATCCAGGCAAGGGAGTCCCAGCTCAGAGCCTTTGCAGATGATAATGATCTGCAGGTCATCGGAGATGAAGCCTGTCCCGCCATGCTCAAAGATGTCAAGATGCCGCATGCCAGAGCCTCGACCAAAGCATGGCTGGCCGGACTGGAAAAAGAGAATAAGGATATCTTCAAAATGTTCAAAGCTTCCTTCAAACATATTCACGATGATACTTTCCTGGACCCCGCACGTTGGAACAGGGATGATATAGAGACGGTGGGGTAA
- a CDS encoding 5'-methylthioadenosine/adenosylhomocysteine nucleosidase: MSKIAIMGAMPEEIEPIITKLDDLNVVEYAANKYYEGSYHGKKVVVAYSKIGKVFATLTATSLIEKFGCDTLLFSGVAGAISEDLHIGDLIIADGLCQHDLDITAFGHPYGYVPEGEVCIPTDEKLREVAKKVAKAKGLPLKEGIIATGDQFVADHERKEWIGKTFHADALEMEGAAVAVVCSSLDVPYFILRAISDSADMDASFNFDEFLESSAKISADFILAMVEEIA, translated from the coding sequence ATGTCCAAAATCGCCATTATGGGGGCTATGCCCGAAGAGATTGAACCGATCATCACCAAACTCGATGACCTGAATGTCGTAGAGTATGCGGCCAACAAATATTATGAGGGGTCTTACCACGGCAAAAAAGTGGTCGTTGCCTATTCGAAGATCGGGAAAGTATTTGCTACCCTTACCGCCACCAGCCTCATAGAGAAATTCGGGTGTGACACCTTGCTCTTCTCAGGTGTGGCAGGCGCGATCTCGGAAGACCTGCATATCGGCGATCTCATTATTGCGGATGGGTTGTGCCAACACGACCTTGACATTACGGCATTTGGACATCCTTACGGCTATGTGCCCGAAGGCGAGGTCTGTATCCCGACAGATGAAAAACTAAGAGAGGTCGCCAAAAAGGTAGCCAAAGCCAAAGGCCTTCCTCTCAAAGAGGGCATCATCGCCACAGGTGACCAGTTTGTTGCCGACCATGAGAGAAAAGAGTGGATAGGCAAAACCTTCCATGCCGATGCGCTGGAGATGGAAGGGGCAGCGGTCGCTGTGGTCTGTTCATCCCTGGATGTGCCGTATTTCATACTGCGTGCCATCTCCGATTCTGCCGATATGGATGCCAGTTTCAATTTCGATGAATTCTTGGAGAGTTCAGCGAAGATCTCTGCAGATTTCATTCTTGCTATGGTGGAAGAGATAGCATAG
- a CDS encoding FKBP-type peptidyl-prolyl cis-trans isomerase yields the protein MAIANENSVVGIEYEVKEAGTTEIVDTNKGAQPLEFITGKGHIIPGLENALVGMEKGESGDILVKAADAYGEVNPEAKQTLPIEQFEGVDLKEGMTLYGQGENGETVQVTVTSFDDKEVQVDFNHPLAGKDLMFSVTVLDVRDATDDEAATGQVGGGEHCDDGSCGCGH from the coding sequence ATGGCAATTGCAAATGAAAACAGTGTCGTAGGCATTGAATACGAAGTAAAAGAAGCTGGTACGACAGAGATCGTAGATACGAACAAAGGGGCACAGCCGCTTGAGTTCATTACAGGTAAAGGGCACATCATCCCAGGTCTAGAGAATGCACTTGTCGGTATGGAAAAAGGTGAAAGCGGGGATATTCTGGTCAAAGCAGCTGACGCATACGGTGAAGTGAATCCTGAAGCAAAGCAGACATTGCCTATCGAGCAGTTCGAAGGTGTGGACCTTAAAGAGGGAATGACACTTTATGGTCAGGGAGAGAATGGTGAGACTGTACAGGTGACAGTGACGTCATTTGACGACAAAGAGGTGCAGGTAGATTTTAACCATCCTTTGGCGGGTAAAGACCTTATGTTCTCTGTAACGGTTCTTGATGTAAGAGATGCTACTGATGATGAAGCTGCTACAGGCCAGGTTGGCGGTGGTGAGCATTGTGATGATGGTAGCTGCGGCTGCGGTCACTAA
- a CDS encoding cell division ATP-binding protein FtsE, protein MSNVINASQLTLAYDNGKKEIIKNANFSIKKGEFVFITGPSGSGKSTLLKALYGALKPTSGNLIVGGLDLADISTGKLQELRTHLGIIFQDYKLVNEWTVAKNVVLPLMIAGYSVDVQNTQAQRLLKHVKLSEHADKYPLELSGGEQQRVGVARALAKNPVVILADEPTGNLDDYSSNVIWDLMENACQQLETTVLVVTHKIPTIFSLPYRHFIIESKGVYEVH, encoded by the coding sequence ATGTCTAATGTCATTAATGCTTCCCAACTTACCCTGGCGTATGACAACGGTAAGAAAGAGATCATCAAAAATGCCAACTTCAGCATCAAAAAAGGGGAGTTCGTTTTCATTACGGGGCCGAGCGGTTCGGGGAAATCAACACTGCTCAAGGCGCTGTACGGTGCTTTGAAACCTACAAGCGGGAACCTGATCGTCGGGGGACTTGATCTGGCTGATATCAGTACGGGGAAACTGCAGGAACTGCGTACCCATCTGGGGATCATCTTTCAGGACTACAAACTGGTCAATGAGTGGACGGTAGCCAAGAATGTGGTGCTGCCCCTGATGATCGCAGGGTATTCCGTCGATGTACAGAACACACAGGCACAGAGGCTGCTCAAGCATGTCAAACTCTCCGAACATGCCGACAAATACCCTCTGGAACTGAGTGGTGGTGAGCAGCAGAGGGTAGGGGTTGCAAGGGCTTTGGCCAAAAACCCGGTCGTGATACTGGCGGATGAGCCTACCGGGAACCTCGATGACTACTCTTCAAATGTCATCTGGGACCTGATGGAAAATGCCTGTCAGCAGCTGGAGACCACGGTACTGGTCGTCACCCACAAAATACCGACGATCTTCTCACTGCCGTACAGACATTTCATCATTGAAAGCAAGGGTGTCTATGAAGTTCATTAA